A window of the Cystobacter fuscus genome harbors these coding sequences:
- a CDS encoding aspartate aminotransferase family protein encodes MNTVRYPDGHVLLRNLARDFPVISHGQGVYLFDKQGKRYLDGSGGALVVSVGHGNREVADRIHEQLLRVAYVNGTHFTADVTEELASKLCALAPEGLDRAAFLSSGSEVTEAAVKFARQLWVERGQPQRSKVITRMPGYHGNTLYALSMSGRPHYKKFFGPLLSEVITTPAPYPYRSGLADYARDGAEHYARLLEETIEREGASTIAAFIAEPVIGSSAGASPPPPGYFERVSEICRRHGILTIADEVMCGCGRTGQFFASTQFQFQPDVLVLGKGISGGYVPLSALLVRQSHLEEMRQGSGGFMHAQTYLQAPVMTAAGLAVLDYYERHGLVAHAARVGEYLQRRLREVLLPLPHVGSVQGVGLMAGVEFVEDKASKRPFPRGRKVVEGLLSELFAQGLILWPNTGHADGTNGDLVMIGPPLVITESEVDELVEVLARGINHYMERP; translated from the coding sequence GTGAACACCGTCCGTTATCCCGATGGCCATGTGCTCTTGCGCAACCTCGCGCGAGACTTCCCCGTCATCTCCCACGGCCAGGGCGTCTATCTCTTCGACAAACAGGGCAAGCGCTACCTGGACGGCTCGGGCGGCGCGCTGGTGGTCAGCGTGGGCCACGGCAACCGCGAGGTGGCCGACCGCATCCACGAGCAACTGCTCCGGGTGGCCTACGTCAACGGCACGCACTTCACCGCGGACGTGACGGAAGAGCTGGCCTCGAAGCTGTGCGCGCTCGCGCCCGAGGGCCTCGACCGGGCGGCCTTCCTCAGCTCCGGCTCCGAGGTGACGGAGGCCGCGGTCAAGTTCGCGCGCCAGCTCTGGGTCGAGCGCGGACAGCCCCAGCGCTCCAAGGTCATCACCCGCATGCCGGGCTACCACGGCAACACCCTCTACGCCCTGTCCATGTCGGGGCGGCCCCACTACAAGAAGTTCTTCGGGCCCCTGCTCTCCGAGGTCATCACCACGCCGGCGCCCTACCCCTACCGCTCGGGCCTCGCGGACTACGCGCGCGACGGGGCCGAGCACTACGCGCGGCTCCTGGAGGAGACCATCGAGCGCGAGGGCGCCTCCACCATCGCCGCCTTCATCGCCGAGCCCGTCATCGGCTCCTCGGCGGGCGCGTCCCCTCCCCCGCCGGGCTACTTCGAGCGCGTGTCGGAGATCTGCCGCCGCCACGGCATCCTCACCATCGCCGACGAGGTCATGTGCGGCTGCGGGCGCACGGGCCAGTTCTTCGCGAGCACCCAGTTCCAGTTCCAGCCGGACGTGCTCGTGCTGGGCAAGGGCATCAGCGGCGGCTACGTGCCGCTGAGCGCGCTGCTCGTGCGCCAGAGCCACCTCGAGGAGATGCGTCAGGGCTCGGGCGGCTTCATGCACGCGCAGACCTACCTGCAGGCCCCCGTCATGACGGCCGCGGGGCTCGCGGTGCTGGACTACTACGAGCGGCATGGCCTGGTGGCGCACGCCGCGCGCGTGGGCGAGTACCTGCAGCGCCGCCTGCGCGAGGTGCTCCTGCCCCTGCCCCACGTGGGCTCCGTCCAGGGCGTGGGGCTGATGGCGGGCGTGGAGTTCGTGGAGGACAAGGCCAGCAAGCGGCCCTTCCCCCGCGGGCGCAAGGTGGTGGAGGGGCTGCTCTCCGAGCTGTTCGCCCAGGGCCTCATCCTCTGGCCCAACACCGGCCATGCCGATGGCACCAACGGCGATCTGGTGATGATTGGCCCGCCGCTCGTCATCACGGAATCGGAAGTGGACGAGCTGGTTGAAGTGCTCGCCCGGGGAATCAACCACTACATGGAGAGGCCATGA
- a CDS encoding N-acetylmuramic acid 6-phosphate etherase — MGKARSTSHALPPSEQVHPLAEDLDLVPPEEVIRRLHREDVAAVRAVRPALRGMARVARSVADALHAGGRLVYVGAGTSGRLGVLDASECPPTFGTSPTQVQAVIAGGPRAMTRAVEGAEDDAEAGAGSMRRLRVGPRDVVCGISASARTPFVRGALQEARRRGARTVLVCCGPPAPGMEADEVLLARTGPELVAGSTRLKAGTATKLILNALTTTAFVTLGKVYRGRMVDMRPGNTKLRARAARMVAELTDLALPAAQRLLEQAGHEVKVALAMHFAGVSVEEARRRLKHSGLRDLSARGPTKAPARRPRARRT; from the coding sequence GTGGGCAAGGCGCGTTCCACAAGCCACGCGCTCCCGCCCAGCGAGCAGGTTCATCCCCTGGCGGAGGATCTGGACCTCGTCCCTCCGGAAGAGGTCATCCGCCGTCTGCATCGAGAAGACGTGGCCGCGGTCCGAGCCGTCCGCCCCGCGCTGCGCGGCATGGCGCGAGTGGCACGCTCCGTCGCCGATGCGCTCCACGCCGGAGGCCGTCTGGTCTACGTGGGCGCGGGCACCAGCGGGCGCCTGGGCGTGCTCGACGCGAGTGAGTGTCCCCCCACCTTCGGGACGTCCCCCACCCAGGTCCAGGCGGTGATCGCCGGAGGCCCCCGGGCGATGACGCGCGCGGTGGAAGGCGCCGAGGACGACGCCGAGGCGGGCGCCGGCTCCATGCGCCGCCTGCGCGTGGGCCCGCGCGACGTGGTGTGTGGCATCTCCGCGAGCGCGCGCACCCCCTTCGTGCGCGGCGCGCTCCAGGAGGCGCGGCGGCGCGGAGCGCGCACGGTGCTGGTGTGTTGCGGCCCGCCAGCTCCTGGAATGGAGGCGGACGAGGTGTTGCTGGCCCGGACGGGACCGGAGCTCGTCGCGGGCAGCACGCGGCTCAAGGCGGGCACGGCGACGAAGCTGATCCTCAATGCCCTCACCACCACGGCCTTCGTGACGCTGGGCAAGGTGTACCGTGGGCGCATGGTGGACATGCGCCCGGGCAACACGAAGCTGCGCGCCCGGGCGGCGCGGATGGTGGCGGAGCTGACGGACCTCGCGCTGCCCGCGGCCCAGCGCCTGCTCGAGCAGGCCGGCCACGAGGTGAAGGTCGCACTGGCGATGCACTTCGCGGGAGTGTCCGTGGAGGAAGCCAGGCGCCGCCTGAAACACTCCGGTCTGCGCGACTTGAGCGCTCGAGGGCCGACGAAGGCGCCCGCCCGGAGGCCACGCGCCCGGCGCACCTAG
- the rpmB gene encoding 50S ribosomal protein L28: MAWKCDICGKRPLVGNNVSHANNKTKKRTLPNLQKIRASVNGTPERVLACTRCIKAGKVTKAA; the protein is encoded by the coding sequence ATGGCCTGGAAATGCGACATCTGCGGGAAGCGGCCGCTGGTGGGCAACAACGTCAGCCACGCGAACAACAAGACCAAGAAGCGGACCCTCCCGAATCTGCAGAAGATCCGGGCCTCCGTGAACGGCACCCCGGAGCGCGTGCTCGCCTGCACCCGCTGCATCAAGGCCGGCAAGGTCACCAAGGCGGCCTGA
- a CDS encoding NAD(P)-binding protein, which yields MPTPASRSKPLPSATAPSRHVYDVIVLGSQLGGALAAVLLARRGYSVLLVEHDGTGPGYEHDGFLLPYAPFITPALKTMPAVEEAFAELSLTPQLQRGQQPHVPELQLVLPRHRVDLHADPARRSAEFLREFGTEGERILADLAATIRQHEPSDAFFKEGPPLPPDGMLESWNLKKRLRQHGGLEAEPRLGGTDEPSRLLRGLLPFTVHMDQPGSPLARTRPLSQALQTPWRYPGGRDGLRQLLFDRFTELGGDLLSPDNTDTYVAEELHFDGNRFSALKLLRSDTLYRASCLVSATDAGALRRLMTGRKKHRALSEQLDQSTVKSFLFSVNWVVPEVALPRGMGELLLMDTQQEGELGSLLVQLLPARDHQGKENPALRVVCAGGFVPASIRDLGEGYLQNLALRIDAHLDALMPFTKDKRLLRSAPYLDASAVRGSRLMPHPHYVFDSEAVLGITGLKQQTPSKNLLLAGREVLPGLGLEGEFLAGIRATRLVQEMLKKKPVLKR from the coding sequence ATGCCGACGCCCGCTTCCCGCTCCAAACCGCTCCCCTCCGCCACGGCCCCTTCCCGGCACGTCTATGACGTGATCGTCCTGGGCAGCCAGTTGGGCGGGGCACTCGCCGCGGTGCTGCTCGCCCGGCGTGGCTACAGCGTCCTCCTGGTGGAGCACGACGGCACGGGGCCGGGCTACGAGCACGACGGCTTCCTGCTGCCCTACGCCCCCTTCATCACCCCGGCCCTCAAGACGATGCCCGCGGTGGAGGAGGCCTTCGCCGAACTCAGCCTCACCCCCCAGCTCCAACGCGGCCAGCAGCCCCACGTGCCCGAGCTGCAACTGGTGCTGCCCCGCCACCGGGTGGACCTGCACGCCGACCCGGCCCGCCGGAGCGCCGAGTTCCTCCGCGAATTCGGGACCGAGGGGGAGCGCATCCTGGCGGACCTCGCCGCCACCATCCGGCAGCACGAGCCCTCGGATGCCTTCTTCAAGGAAGGCCCGCCCCTGCCGCCCGACGGCATGCTGGAGTCCTGGAACCTCAAGAAGCGCCTGCGCCAGCACGGCGGGCTCGAGGCGGAGCCCCGGCTGGGCGGCACGGACGAGCCCTCGCGGCTGCTGCGCGGCCTGCTGCCCTTCACCGTCCACATGGATCAGCCCGGCTCGCCCCTGGCGCGCACGCGGCCCCTGTCCCAGGCGCTGCAGACACCCTGGCGCTACCCGGGCGGACGCGACGGCCTGCGGCAGTTGCTCTTCGATCGCTTCACGGAGCTGGGCGGCGACCTGCTCAGCCCCGACAACACGGACACGTACGTGGCCGAGGAGCTGCACTTCGACGGCAACCGCTTCTCCGCGCTCAAGCTGCTGCGCTCGGACACGCTCTACCGGGCCTCGTGCCTGGTGTCCGCCACGGACGCGGGCGCGCTGCGGCGCCTCATGACGGGGCGCAAGAAGCACCGCGCCCTGAGCGAGCAGCTCGACCAGTCCACCGTGAAGTCCTTCCTCTTCTCGGTGAACTGGGTGGTGCCGGAGGTGGCGCTGCCGCGCGGCATGGGCGAGCTGCTGCTCATGGACACCCAGCAGGAGGGCGAGCTGGGCAGCCTGCTCGTGCAGCTCCTCCCCGCGCGCGACCACCAGGGCAAGGAGAACCCCGCGCTCCGGGTGGTGTGCGCCGGGGGCTTCGTCCCCGCCAGCATCCGGGACCTGGGCGAGGGCTACCTGCAGAACCTCGCCCTGCGCATCGACGCCCATCTCGACGCGCTGATGCCCTTCACGAAGGACAAGCGCCTGCTGCGCTCGGCTCCCTACCTGGACGCCAGCGCGGTGCGCGGCAGCCGGCTCATGCCCCACCCCCACTACGTCTTCGACTCGGAAGCGGTGCTGGGGATCACGGGTTTGAAGCAGCAGACGCCCTCGAAGAACCTCCTGCTCGCCGGACGGGAGGTCCTCCCTGGGCTGGGCCTGGAGGGCGAGTTCCTCGCGGGCATCCGGGCCACGCGGCTGGTGCAGGAGATGCTCAAGAAGAAGCCCGTCCTCAAGCGCTGA
- a CDS encoding arginyltransferase produces MAIILGHSVEPPGECSYLPDQSSSMEQFVMKDVTPEEYERMLVRGWRRFGPMYFRPACQACFQCVSLRIPTATFQPNRSQRRARAACAHLRVEVGPPRVDEERLALYRAWHAEREQTREWNASPIGPREYFLQFAFPHPCAREVAWYDDTAEGGPRLVGLGICDETLRAWSAVYFFYDPAYARASLGSANVVFQVELARARGIPHVYLGYRVQECASLRYKGTFRPHELLEGRPDPDEPPRWTPADDSGDPVP; encoded by the coding sequence ATGGCGATCATCCTGGGACATTCCGTCGAGCCGCCCGGCGAGTGCAGCTACCTGCCGGATCAGAGCTCCTCGATGGAGCAGTTCGTGATGAAGGACGTGACGCCCGAGGAGTACGAGCGGATGCTCGTGCGCGGCTGGCGCCGCTTCGGCCCCATGTACTTCCGGCCCGCCTGCCAGGCCTGCTTCCAGTGCGTGTCGCTGCGCATCCCCACGGCGACCTTCCAGCCCAACCGCAGCCAGCGCCGGGCCCGCGCCGCGTGCGCCCACCTGCGCGTGGAGGTGGGCCCCCCTCGGGTGGACGAGGAGCGGCTGGCGCTCTACCGGGCCTGGCATGCCGAGCGCGAGCAGACGCGCGAATGGAACGCCTCGCCCATCGGCCCCCGTGAGTACTTCCTCCAGTTCGCCTTCCCCCACCCGTGTGCGCGCGAGGTGGCCTGGTACGACGACACGGCCGAGGGCGGCCCCCGGCTCGTCGGCCTGGGCATCTGCGACGAGACGCTCCGGGCCTGGAGCGCGGTGTACTTCTTCTACGATCCCGCCTACGCCCGGGCCTCGCTGGGCTCGGCCAACGTGGTGTTCCAGGTGGAGCTGGCGCGGGCCCGGGGCATTCCCCACGTGTACCTGGGCTACCGCGTCCAGGAGTGCGCGTCCCTGCGCTACAAGGGAACGTTCCGCCCGCATGAGCTGCTCGAGGGGCGGCCCGACCCGGACGAGCCGCCCCGCTGGACCCCCGCCGACGACTCCGGGGACCCCGTGCCCTGA
- the purN gene encoding phosphoribosylglycinamide formyltransferase yields the protein MSGRAKLGVLVSGSGSNLQALLDACARSDYPAEVALVVSNVPTAFALERARTAGVAARVLDHKTFGSRADFEKALGDALEAVGVEWVCLAGFMRLLGADFLGRFPGRVLNIHPSLLPAFPGLHAQRQALDRGVKVAGCTVHFVDPGMDTGPIIAQAAVPVLAGDDEAALSARILKEEHRLYPLAVKLAVTGAVRLEGGRAVSSVGPSVDAAGLRNPGEPG from the coding sequence ATGAGTGGCCGCGCGAAGCTGGGCGTGCTGGTGTCGGGCAGTGGCAGCAACCTGCAGGCCCTGCTCGATGCGTGTGCCCGCTCGGACTACCCGGCCGAGGTGGCCCTGGTGGTCTCCAACGTGCCCACCGCCTTCGCCCTGGAGCGGGCGCGCACGGCGGGCGTGGCGGCGCGGGTGTTGGATCACAAGACGTTCGGCTCGCGCGCGGACTTCGAGAAGGCGCTGGGCGACGCGCTGGAGGCCGTCGGCGTCGAGTGGGTGTGCCTGGCGGGCTTCATGCGGCTGCTCGGGGCGGACTTCCTCGGGCGCTTTCCGGGCCGGGTGCTCAACATCCACCCCTCGCTGCTGCCGGCCTTCCCCGGGCTGCACGCCCAGCGGCAGGCCCTGGACAGGGGCGTGAAGGTGGCCGGGTGCACGGTGCACTTCGTGGATCCCGGCATGGACACGGGCCCCATCATCGCGCAGGCGGCGGTGCCCGTGCTCGCCGGGGATGACGAGGCGGCCCTGTCCGCGCGCATCCTCAAGGAGGAGCACCGGCTGTACCCGCTGGCGGTGAAGCTCGCGGTGACGGGCGCGGTGCGGCTGGAGGGCGGACGCGCCGTGTCATCGGTGGGCCCCAGCGTGGACGCGGCGGGCCTGCGCAATCCCGGCGAGCCGGGCTGA
- the purM gene encoding phosphoribosylformylglycinamidine cyclo-ligase, protein MGTTYKQSGVDIEAGDAFVERIKPHAARTMRPEVVAGVGGFGGLFALPPGKYREPVLVAGTDGVGTKLKVAFQAGRHGTVGIDLVAMSVNDILTCGAEPLFFLDYFATGRLEVDAAAEVVKGIAVGCEQAGCALLGGETAEMPGFYARGEYDLAGFCVGVVERSEIIDGKSVAPGDALIGLTSSGLHSNGYSLARKVLLEDAKLALDAVPEGLDRPLGDALLEPTRIYVKDALALMKAVKVKGMAHITGSGIPGNLPRCLPDGTRAVLDEKAWKRPALFELIQKLGNVAREEMYNTFNMGLGLIAVVAKEDVAAALSVLHARGVEASEVGRVEAGQGEATAVIHP, encoded by the coding sequence GTGGGAACGACCTACAAGCAGTCGGGAGTGGACATCGAGGCCGGGGACGCCTTCGTCGAGCGCATCAAGCCGCACGCGGCGCGCACGATGAGGCCGGAGGTGGTGGCGGGAGTGGGAGGCTTTGGAGGCCTCTTCGCCCTGCCGCCGGGGAAGTACCGCGAGCCGGTGCTGGTGGCGGGCACGGACGGGGTGGGCACCAAGCTGAAGGTGGCCTTCCAGGCGGGCCGGCACGGCACGGTGGGCATCGATCTGGTGGCGATGTCGGTGAACGACATCCTCACCTGTGGCGCCGAGCCGCTCTTCTTCCTGGACTACTTCGCCACCGGGCGGCTGGAGGTGGACGCCGCGGCCGAGGTGGTCAAGGGCATCGCCGTGGGGTGCGAGCAGGCGGGCTGCGCGCTGCTGGGTGGGGAGACGGCGGAGATGCCGGGCTTCTACGCGCGGGGCGAGTACGACCTGGCGGGCTTCTGCGTGGGCGTGGTGGAGCGCTCGGAGATCATCGACGGCAAGAGCGTGGCGCCCGGTGACGCGCTCATCGGCCTGACGTCCTCGGGCCTGCACTCCAACGGCTACTCGCTGGCGCGCAAGGTGCTGTTGGAGGACGCGAAGCTCGCCCTGGACGCGGTGCCCGAGGGGCTGGACCGGCCGCTCGGCGACGCGCTGCTGGAGCCCACGCGCATCTACGTGAAGGACGCGCTGGCGCTCATGAAGGCCGTGAAGGTGAAGGGCATGGCGCACATCACCGGCAGCGGCATTCCGGGCAACCTGCCGCGCTGCCTGCCGGACGGCACGCGCGCCGTGCTCGACGAGAAGGCCTGGAAGCGCCCCGCCCTCTTCGAGCTCATCCAGAAGCTCGGAAACGTGGCGCGGGAGGAGATGTACAACACCTTCAACATGGGCCTGGGCCTCATCGCGGTGGTGGCGAAGGAGGACGTGGCGGCGGCGCTGTCGGTGCTCCACGCGCGCGGCGTGGAGGCCAGCGAGGTGGGCCGCGTGGAGGCCGGTCAGGGCGAGGCCACGGCGGTCATCCACCCATGA
- a CDS encoding Crp/Fnr family transcriptional regulator, with translation MGAEETLFQRFGKEFSKGTVLFREGEAGREMFVLQSGRIAISKRVRDEEKMLAVLGPGEFFGEMAIISNRPRNATATVSEDAKLLVIDPKTFEGMIRGNAEIAVRMIKKLAERLSEADAQIENLLHSDPASRVVHHVLQTCRTRGRPTEEGMEIDLPLREMPQQIGVGEPAIRHVLDRLERAGLLERAGDRVTVQDTARLHDFLQYLEMKWKFGDL, from the coding sequence ATGGGCGCCGAGGAAACCCTCTTTCAGCGTTTTGGCAAGGAGTTCTCGAAGGGCACGGTTCTCTTCCGCGAGGGAGAGGCGGGTCGGGAGATGTTCGTCCTGCAATCAGGGCGGATCGCCATCTCCAAGCGCGTGCGCGACGAGGAGAAGATGCTGGCGGTGCTCGGGCCCGGCGAGTTCTTCGGGGAGATGGCCATCATCTCCAACCGGCCTCGCAACGCCACGGCCACCGTGAGCGAGGACGCCAAGCTGCTGGTGATCGATCCCAAGACGTTCGAGGGGATGATCCGCGGCAACGCGGAGATCGCCGTGCGGATGATCAAGAAGCTGGCCGAGCGCCTGTCGGAGGCGGACGCGCAGATCGAGAACCTGCTGCACTCGGATCCGGCCAGCCGCGTGGTGCACCACGTGCTCCAGACGTGCCGCACGCGGGGGCGGCCCACGGAGGAGGGGATGGAGATCGATCTGCCCCTGCGCGAGATGCCCCAGCAGATCGGCGTGGGCGAGCCGGCCATCCGGCACGTGTTGGACAGGTTGGAGCGGGCGGGATTGCTGGAGCGCGCGGGTGACAGGGTCACCGTGCAGGATACGGCGCGCCTGCACGACTTCCTCCAATACCTGGAGATGAAGTGGAAGTTCGGAGACCTCTAG